In Mycolicibacterium nivoides, the DNA window GCGGTACGCCGCTGAAATGGGTGCGGCTGGACTCGGCACCGTTCACTGATCGCCTGGTGCGCAAGTTCCGGTTGCCTGTCACCGGATGGCGGGGACAGTAGATACCTGTGCTGTCGGAGATTCGTATCGAGTCGTTGGGCGCGATCAGTGCTGCCACCGCGGAGTTCGACCGCGGGTTGACGGTGCTGACCGGTGAAACCGGTACCGGTAAGACGATGGTGGTGACCAGCCTGCACCTGCTCGGTGGGGCGCGGGCGGACGCGACGAGGGTGCGTTCTGGCTCTGACCGTGCTGTGGTGGAAGGCCGGTTCAGCACAATCGAACTCGGTGAGGACGTGACCGGACGGGTCGAGGAGATCCTGGATTCCTCCGGCGCCGAGCGTGATGACGACGGCAGTGTGATCGCGGCCCGCTCCGTCAGCCGGGCCGGACCGTCGCGGGCGTTTCTGGGTGGGCGCAGTGTGCCGGCCAAGTCGCTGAGCAGCTTCACCGCCCAGGTGCTGACATTGCATGGCCAGAACGACCAGCTGCGGTTGATGCGGCCTGACGAGCAGCGGGCGGCACTGGACCGGTTCGCCGACGTCGACAAGCCGCTGGCCCGCTACCGGAGTGTGCGCGACGAATGGCTGACGGCGCGTCGTGACCTGGCGGACCGCCGCCGGCGGGCCCGGGAACTGGCCCAGGAGGCCGACCGGCTCAGCTTCGGAATCCACGAGATCGATGCGGTCGCACCGGAACCCGGTGAGGACGAGGCGATCGTCGCCGACATCCGTCGGCTGTCGGAACTCGACGCCCTGCGTGAAGCTGCGCAGACCGCCCGCTTCGCATTGGCCGGCGAGCTCGACGAGCCGACGCCGGAGTCCACATCGGCGGCCGACGGTGTGGGCCGCGCGCAGGCGGCGCTGGAGTCCACCGACGACTCGGCGCTGCAGGCACTGGGCGGCCGCCTGGCCGAGGCGATGGCGGTGATCGGTGACGTGTCCGGCGAACTCGGAGACTATCTGTCCGAATTGCCGAGCGATGCCAGCACTTTGGAGACCAAACTGGCGCGGCAGGCCGAGCTGAGGACACTCACCCGCAAGTACGCCGCCGACATCGACGGGGTGCTGGCGTGGTCCCGCGATGCCGCCGAACGGTTGGCGCAGCTCGACGTGTCCGAGGAGAGCCTGGCTGCCCTGGACCGCAAGGTCGCCGAGCTCGAGGCTCAACTGGTCGCGGCGGCAAGCGAACTCACCAAGGTCCGGTCCAAGGCGGCCAAGGGTCTGGCCAAGGCGGTGACCACCGAACTGGCCGGGCTGGCCATGACGAATGCGGTGTTCACCATCGGGGTCGGTCCGATGCCGGCGCGGGCCGATGATTCCGCGCCGGTGACCATGCCCGACGGCGAGGTGCTGCATGCCGGTCATGACGGTGTGGACGCGGTCGAGTTCGGCTTCACCGCGCACCGCGGTGCGGATGTGCTGCCGCTGGCCAAGAGTGCCTCCGGCGGTGAACTGTCCCGCGTGATGCTGGCCCTCGAGGTGGTTCTGTCGGCATCGACGGCGGGCACGACGATGGTGTTCGACGAGGTCGACGCCGGGGTCGGCGGCCGGGCCGCGGTGCAGATCGGGCGTCGTCTGGCCCGGCTGGCGCGAACTCATCAGGTCATCGTGGTGACCCACCTGCCTCAGGTCGCGGCCTTCGCCGACGCGCACCTCGTGGTCGACAGCGGGAATGGCCGGGCCAAGTCCAGCGGCGTGCGCCGCATCGACGACGAGGACCGGGTCGCCGAGTTGGCCCGGATGCTGGCCGGATTGGGGGAGTCCGACAGCGGCCGGGCCCACGCCAGGGAGCTGCTCGAGGCCGCACAGCAGGAGCGCAGCGCGCCGTAGGCCGGACTTCAGGTGGTGTCGCGATGAGTTCGCGCCAGGTTGCCGGTCGGTACGCGAAGACCCGCAATCACAACCGAAGGAGCACCCATGGCGGAATCCGTGAAGGGGCCGGCGAGCTACTTCCCGTCGATCGAGAAGAAATACGGGCGGCCGATCGCCGAGTGGCTGGAGCTGATTCGTTCGTCGCCGTTGACCAAGCACATGGAGTTGGTCGGTTGGCTCAAATCCGAGCACGGCCTCGGGCACGGGCACGCCAACGCGCTGGTCGCCCACACTCTCGCCGAGGCGCGCGCCTAGCCCTGATCGCCGGTCGGGCCCGGGTTGGCCGGCGACAGCTCGGCGGAGCTCCATCGCAGTGGGCTGACGTGGGTCAGCTCCACCACCTCGCCGATCGTGAAGTCGACAGCGCACTGCGTGCCGGCACCGGAATCGGCTTCATCCCAGTTGATTTCAGCGGTTCCGGTGAGCTGGATCGTCGATCCGGAAGACCAATCGACCACCAACAACCCGCACCGCGGGTTGGCCTCGATGTTGCCCAGGGTCATGAACATCGAGTTCCCGCGGTAGTCCGGCCACCGCAGCTGCCGGGGTGAGAGCACCTGCAGGAACCCGGGATTGCCGCCGCGGTGGGACGCGTCGGCATTACCCGCCGTATCCGCCGACCCGATGAAGAAGGCGTCGGCACTGGCGATGAGCGCTTGCTGTCGATCGGTCAGTGACTCGCCACGCTGCACGTCGGGCAGCCCCACGGCGGACCGCACCTCGGCGATGTGCCTGCGAGAGATGTACTTCGGGCAGTTCGAATACACCTGATCGGTGTGGATGCGCAGGCCTGTCCCTGCCGGCTCGGCCGAGCCGTTGACCCGCATCCGGCGCCGGGTCTGCGGCTCGATGGCGATCATCCCGATCTGCTGCCCGCTGCGCAGCACATCGCCGACCGGATCGCCCGGTGCAGGCAGCGCGTCGAGCAGGATCGTGCGCGGATCGTCGGCGTGGACGAATCCGGGTGGGCCGGCGATCAAGCTGGTCCACACCCGGCCGTCGTCGTCGGCCGCGGCGATCACGATCATCGGCTGTTCGGCGAGGAACTCAGCGGCGGCCGCGGGAACTTCGGTGCGGATCATGCGGCCGACGCGAGTGGCGATGGCCTCCTGCCCCATGCGCCGCTGCACTGCCAGCTCACCCGAGTGATACATGTTCACCTGCTCAGCTCAGAAGAATCCGCAGGTGGGGGCCGCTCCGGTTGGTGCGGGAGCGGTCTGCGCTCCGTCGGGCGCGTACACCTCGAGCCGGGTTCCGTCCGGGTCTGTGAAGAAGATACCGCCGGATGCGGCTCCCTCGCCGTGCGCGACGACGCCGTCGTGCGCGAATTCCGTGCCCAGCGCCTTCAACGCCGCCTCAACGGTCCGCACCTCGTCGATGCTGGCCGCCTCGAACGAAAGATGATGCAGGCCCGGTGTTTCCGTGGAGAATCGGCCGTTGCTCTGCTGCCAGAGCGTCAGCCGCAGCGTCCCGCCCGTGCCGAGAAAGGCGTACCGGTGCTCACCCTCGCTGTTGACGGCCAGCGGTTCGAAACCCAGCGCGTTTCGGTAGAAGGCGACCGAGCGGTCCAGATCCGTGACGTTGATGCCGACGTGTCCGGCAGCGAGCTGGGGTGTGGTGGTCCCGGTCATGCAGTCCTCCTGAATGGCTAACCGATGTAATTGCTTAAACAGGTTAGAACGGCGATGGGCGAGTCGTCAACCGTCTATTTGTATTTCGACGGTTAGTTCGGCGGGTGGCCCTTGGTGTCGCCTGCGCGTGGTTACCCTCAGGTATGCGTGACCCGCGCCCGCATGTCGGCGAACCTCTTGCGCTGGATCTGCTGAACACCCGGTGGATGTCGGCGGATGGCCCCCAGGACCTCCTGGCGGACGTCGAGGGCCTGCGGTGCTGGTTGCTGGCCAACGGGCTGGAGGATCGCTGCGAGGCCGACGAGGAGGTGCGGGTCGCCCTGATCTCGGCCCGCGAGGCCATCCTTCGGGCCCTCCGGGACGGGTCCGTCGATGAGGTGAACGAAGTGCTGGAACGCGGCCGGATCCGGCGCACGCTCACGGCGTCCGGCCCCGCCGAGGCTGCCGAGGTGTCGCAGCCGGAATGGCTCGCCGGCTGGCTGGCCGCCGACGACTTGTTGCGGTTGCTGGGTGAGGCGCCCGATCGGATCAAGCAGTGCGCACATCCGCACTGCATCCTGTGGTTCCATGACACCTCGAAAAACGGGGCCCGGCGCTGGCATTCGATGGCCACCTGTGGCAACCGTGCGAAGGCTGCGCGGCACTATGCGGCGAAGCGGGATTGAGACCGAATTCGTGTTACTGATGTGACTAAAGCCAACTTGTGAGGCTGGTGTTACGGCGCGCCTCCGCCGCCTGACCGGCCGTTCCCGACAGAATCGGCGCATGAAGATGGCCACTCTGCTCACCCGCAATGCCAGTTCGCGTCCGGGAGTGACCGGCACTGCTCGAGTGGACCGCGACATCGATCGTCTGCTGCGCCGCGTCGGCCCTGGCGACATCGTGGTCCTCGATGCCCAGGATCTGGACCGGATCACCGCCGATGCGCTGGTCGAGGCTCAGATCGCCGGTGTCGTCAACGCCTCGCCGTCGATCTCGGGGCGCTACCCGAACCTGGGGCCCGAGGTGCTCGTCGCCAACGGTGTGGTGCTCATCGACGAGGCGGGGTCGGAAGTCTTCAAGAAGATCAAAGACGGGGCGCGGATCCGGCTGAACAACGGCGGCGTCTACTCCGGTGACCGGCGCATCGCGGTGGGCACCGAGCGCAACGATCAAGAGATCCACGAGTTGATGCACGACGCCAAGAGTGGTCTGGTGGCGCATCTGGAAGCCTTCGCCGGCAACACCATCGAGTTCATCCGCAGTGAGAGCCCGCTGCTCATCGACGGCATCGGAATCCCGAACATCGACGTGGACCTGCACCGTAGGCACGTCGTGATCGTCGCCGAGGAGCCCCACGCCGCCGAGGACCTCAAGGCGCTCAAGCCGTTCATCAAGGAGTACCAGCCGGTTCTGGTCGGCGTCGGCGCCGGCGCGGACGTGCTGCGCAAGGCCGGCTACCGGCCCGCCCTGATCGTCGGCGACCCCGACAAGATGAGCGTCGAGGTGCTGCGGTGCGGCGCCCAGGTGGTGCTGCCCGCCGACGCCGACGGGCATGCCGCCGGTCTGGAGCGCATCCAGGACCTCGGCGTCGGCGCGATGACCTTCCCGGCCGCCGGGTCGGCAGCGGACCTGGCGCTGCTGCTGTGCGACCACCACGGGGCGTCGCTGATCGTCACGGTCGGTCACACGGCCTCCATCGAGGAATTCTTCGACCGCTCGCGCCAGCGCAGCAACCCGTCCACGTTCCTGACCCGGTTGAAGGTCGGGGAGAAGCTCGTCGACGCCAAGGCGGTGGCGACGCTGTACCGCAGCCGGGTGTCCGGCGGGGCGATCGCGCTGCTGGTGCTGGCGATGCTGGTGGCGGTGGTTGTCGCGCTGTGGGTGTCCCGGGCCGACGGTGCGGTGCTCGACTGGGTCGTCGACTACTGGAACCGTTTCACGCTCTGGGTACAGGGTCTCGTCAGCTGATCGGATCGGTGAGTTGTGATCACGCTACGTGCGCACGCGATTTCCCTGGCGGCGGTATTCCTGGCGCTGGCCATCGGGGTGGCCCTCGGTTCGGGGCTGCTGTCGAACACGGTGCTGTCGGGACTTCGTGACGACAAGAAGGAACTGCAGCACCAGATCGACACCCTCACCGACGGCAAGAACGCGCTGAACGAAAAACTCAAGGCCGCAGGCGAATTCGATGCGCAGATGGCACCGCGGATGGTGCGCGACGCATTGAAGGACAAGTCGGTTGTGGTGTTCCGCACGCCGGATGCCGTCGATGGTGACGTCGACGCCGTGTCGCGGTTCGTCCGCGATGCGGGTGGCACCGTGACCGGCAAGGTCTCGCTCACCCAGGAATTCGTCGAGGCGAACTCTGCCGACAAACTGCTCTCGGTGGTCAACTCGCCGATCGTGCCCGCCGGTAAGCAACTGAGCACCGCGGCGGTGGACCAGGGGTCGCAGGCCGGCGACCTCCTGGGCATCACTCTGCTGATCGACAAGAACCCGGCCGCCGCGCCTGTGGACGACACCCAGCGCCAGACCGTGCTCGCCGCGCTGCGCGACACCGGGTTCCTGACCTATGACGATCCGCACATCGGCGCGGCCAACACGGCGCTGATCGTGACCGGAGGCGGCCTCGGCGAGGACGGCGGCAACCGGGGCTCCACCATGGCCCGGTTCGCCGCCGGGTTGGCGCCGCACGGCACCGGCACTGTGCTCGCGGGACGCTCGGGGTCGGCTTCTGGAACCGGTCCGGTGGCTGTGACCAGGTCAGATGCCGGTTTGACCGCCATGGTGAGCACCGTGGACGACGCCGATTCCAGCGCCGGTCAG includes these proteins:
- the recN gene encoding DNA repair protein RecN, yielding MLSEIRIESLGAISAATAEFDRGLTVLTGETGTGKTMVVTSLHLLGGARADATRVRSGSDRAVVEGRFSTIELGEDVTGRVEEILDSSGAERDDDGSVIAARSVSRAGPSRAFLGGRSVPAKSLSSFTAQVLTLHGQNDQLRLMRPDEQRAALDRFADVDKPLARYRSVRDEWLTARRDLADRRRRARELAQEADRLSFGIHEIDAVAPEPGEDEAIVADIRRLSELDALREAAQTARFALAGELDEPTPESTSAADGVGRAQAALESTDDSALQALGGRLAEAMAVIGDVSGELGDYLSELPSDASTLETKLARQAELRTLTRKYAADIDGVLAWSRDAAERLAQLDVSEESLAALDRKVAELEAQLVAAASELTKVRSKAAKGLAKAVTTELAGLAMTNAVFTIGVGPMPARADDSAPVTMPDGEVLHAGHDGVDAVEFGFTAHRGADVLPLAKSASGGELSRVMLALEVVLSASTAGTTMVFDEVDAGVGGRAAVQIGRRLARLARTHQVIVVTHLPQVAAFADAHLVVDSGNGRAKSSGVRRIDDEDRVAELARMLAGLGESDSGRAHARELLEAAQQERSAP
- a CDS encoding DUF4287 domain-containing protein, giving the protein MAESVKGPASYFPSIEKKYGRPIAEWLELIRSSPLTKHMELVGWLKSEHGLGHGHANALVAHTLAEARA
- a CDS encoding pyridoxamine 5'-phosphate oxidase family protein, with protein sequence MYHSGELAVQRRMGQEAIATRVGRMIRTEVPAAAAEFLAEQPMIVIAAADDDGRVWTSLIAGPPGFVHADDPRTILLDALPAPGDPVGDVLRSGQQIGMIAIEPQTRRRMRVNGSAEPAGTGLRIHTDQVYSNCPKYISRRHIAEVRSAVGLPDVQRGESLTDRQQALIASADAFFIGSADTAGNADASHRGGNPGFLQVLSPRQLRWPDYRGNSMFMTLGNIEANPRCGLLVVDWSSGSTIQLTGTAEINWDEADSGAGTQCAVDFTIGEVVELTHVSPLRWSSAELSPANPGPTGDQG
- a CDS encoding VOC family protein, giving the protein MTGTTTPQLAAGHVGINVTDLDRSVAFYRNALGFEPLAVNSEGEHRYAFLGTGGTLRLTLWQQSNGRFSTETPGLHHLSFEAASIDEVRTVEAALKALGTEFAHDGVVAHGEGAASGGIFFTDPDGTRLEVYAPDGAQTAPAPTGAAPTCGFF
- a CDS encoding CGNR zinc finger domain-containing protein yields the protein MRDPRPHVGEPLALDLLNTRWMSADGPQDLLADVEGLRCWLLANGLEDRCEADEEVRVALISAREAILRALRDGSVDEVNEVLERGRIRRTLTASGPAEAAEVSQPEWLAGWLAADDLLRLLGEAPDRIKQCAHPHCILWFHDTSKNGARRWHSMATCGNRAKAARHYAAKRD
- the steA gene encoding putative cytokinetic ring protein SteA, translated to MKMATLLTRNASSRPGVTGTARVDRDIDRLLRRVGPGDIVVLDAQDLDRITADALVEAQIAGVVNASPSISGRYPNLGPEVLVANGVVLIDEAGSEVFKKIKDGARIRLNNGGVYSGDRRIAVGTERNDQEIHELMHDAKSGLVAHLEAFAGNTIEFIRSESPLLIDGIGIPNIDVDLHRRHVVIVAEEPHAAEDLKALKPFIKEYQPVLVGVGAGADVLRKAGYRPALIVGDPDKMSVEVLRCGAQVVLPADADGHAAGLERIQDLGVGAMTFPAAGSAADLALLLCDHHGASLIVTVGHTASIEEFFDRSRQRSNPSTFLTRLKVGEKLVDAKAVATLYRSRVSGGAIALLVLAMLVAVVVALWVSRADGAVLDWVVDYWNRFTLWVQGLVS
- a CDS encoding copper transporter — its product is MITLRAHAISLAAVFLALAIGVALGSGLLSNTVLSGLRDDKKELQHQIDTLTDGKNALNEKLKAAGEFDAQMAPRMVRDALKDKSVVVFRTPDAVDGDVDAVSRFVRDAGGTVTGKVSLTQEFVEANSADKLLSVVNSPIVPAGKQLSTAAVDQGSQAGDLLGITLLIDKNPAAAPVDDTQRQTVLAALRDTGFLTYDDPHIGAANTALIVTGGGLGEDGGNRGSTMARFAAGLAPHGTGTVLAGRSGSASGTGPVAVTRSDAGLTAMVSTVDDADSSAGQITAVLALGDLVSGGKPGKYGTGQGATSVTVPQ